Proteins from a genomic interval of Betta splendens chromosome 10, fBetSpl5.4, whole genome shotgun sequence:
- the rab28 gene encoding ras-related protein Rab-28 isoform X2, with the protein MSDSEEDSQDKQLKIVVIGDGACGKTSLATRFAQEAFGKQYKQTIGLDFFLKRLSLPGNLNVTLQVWDIGGQTLGGKMLDKYVYGAHGVLLVYDITNYQSFENLEDWFNMVKKANEESEAQPVVSLVGNKIDLEHMRTVKADKHQRFCQENGLVSQFVSAKTGDSVYLCFQRVAAEILGVKLNKAEIEQSQRVVKADIVNYSQDTVARTVNPPRSSMCMVQ; encoded by the exons ATGTCGGACTCGGAGGAGGACAGCCAGGACAAGCAGCTTAAAATAGTAGTGATAGGAGATGGTGCGTGTGGGAAG ACATCACTCGCCACCAGGTTTGCACAGGAGGCCTTTGGGAAGCAGTACAAACAAACCATTggcctggatttttttttgaagAGATTAAGCCTTCCAG GTAACTTAAATGTGACCCTGCAGGTGTGGGACATTGGAGGCCAAACATTAGGAGGAAAAATGCTGGATAAATACGTTTATGGAGCACAT GGGGTTCTCCTGGTGTATGATATCACCAACTATCAGAGCTTTGAGAATCTGGAGGATTGGTTCAACATGGTGAAGAAGGCTAATGAGGAATCGGAAGCCCAGCCGGTCGTGTCCCTGGTTGGGAATAAAA TCGACCTGGAGCACATGAGGACGGTGAAAGCTGACAAACATCAGCGCTTCTGCCAAGAGAACGGCCTCGTCAGTCAGTTTGTGTCGGCCAAGACGGGCGACTCG GTCTACCTTTGTTTCCAGAGAGTGGCTGCTGAGATTCTTGGTGTTAAgctaaacaaagcagaaataGAGCAGTCCCAG CGTGTGGTGAAGGCAGACATTGTGAACTACAGCCAGGACACCGTGGCCAGGACAGTCAACCCCCCCCGCAGCTCCATGTGTATGGTGCAGTGA
- the rab28 gene encoding ras-related protein Rab-28 isoform X1, which produces MSDSEEDSQDKQLKIVVIGDGACGKTSLATRFAQEAFGKQYKQTIGLDFFLKRLSLPGNLNVTLQVWDIGGQTLGGKMLDKYVYGAHGVLLVYDITNYQSFENLEDWFNMVKKANEESEAQPVVSLVGNKIDLEHMRTVKADKHQRFCQENGLVSQFVSAKTGDSVYLCFQRVAAEILGVKLNKAEIEQSQRIVKAELVDYPQDEGPIAQENKQQSKICSVQ; this is translated from the exons ATGTCGGACTCGGAGGAGGACAGCCAGGACAAGCAGCTTAAAATAGTAGTGATAGGAGATGGTGCGTGTGGGAAG ACATCACTCGCCACCAGGTTTGCACAGGAGGCCTTTGGGAAGCAGTACAAACAAACCATTggcctggatttttttttgaagAGATTAAGCCTTCCAG GTAACTTAAATGTGACCCTGCAGGTGTGGGACATTGGAGGCCAAACATTAGGAGGAAAAATGCTGGATAAATACGTTTATGGAGCACAT GGGGTTCTCCTGGTGTATGATATCACCAACTATCAGAGCTTTGAGAATCTGGAGGATTGGTTCAACATGGTGAAGAAGGCTAATGAGGAATCGGAAGCCCAGCCGGTCGTGTCCCTGGTTGGGAATAAAA TCGACCTGGAGCACATGAGGACGGTGAAAGCTGACAAACATCAGCGCTTCTGCCAAGAGAACGGCCTCGTCAGTCAGTTTGTGTCGGCCAAGACGGGCGACTCG GTCTACCTTTGTTTCCAGAGAGTGGCTGCTGAGATTCTTGGTGTTAAgctaaacaaagcagaaataGAGCAGTCCCAG AGGATCGTGAAGGCAGAGCTGGTGGACTACCCGCAAGATGAAGGTCCAATAGCACAAGAGAacaaacagcaaagcaaaataTGTTCTGTTCAATAG
- the nkx3-2 gene encoding homeobox protein Nkx-3.2, translating into MAVRGNSLMPFSIQAILNKKDDSRHLPDLDMCFSKTTCWKIFGEMNGGPRRDGGGVCEPPDRKGYDSDSGLSDDNEGKPAAACSSEKDADPASDVQEESVQEETDHESAAAENTKSDSEPGNAADSGPLDDKSLDQPKQRKKRSRAAFSHAQVFELERHFNHQRYLSGPERADLAASLKLTETQVKIWFQNRRYKTKRRQMAADLMASTPAAKKVAVKVLVRDDQRQYTPGEILRPPLLSLQPSYYYPYAYCLPAWTLSACAGNQ; encoded by the exons ATGGCTGTTCGTGGCAACTCGCTGATGCCGTTCTCGATCCAAGCCATCCTGAACAAAAAGGACGACAGTCGACACTTGCCAGATTTGGACATGTGCTTCTCCAAGACGACGTGCTGGAAAATATTTGGGGAGATGAACGGCGGCCCCCGGAGGGACGGCGGGGGCGTCTGCGAGCCGCCGGACCGGAAAGGCTACGACTCGGACTCGGGGCTCAGCGACGACAACGAGGGGAAGCCCGCGGCCGCGTGCAGCTCGGAGAAGGACGCGGATCCGGCGTCGGACGTCCAGGAGGAGAGTGTGCAGGAGGAAACTGACCACGAGTCAGCGGCCGCGGAAAACACGAAGAGCGACAGCGAGCCCGGCAACGCCGCGG ACTCCGGGCCGCTGGACGACAAGAGCCTGGACCAGCCCAAGCAGCGCAAGAAGCGCTCCAGGGCCGCCTTCTCGCACGCCCAGGTCTTCGAGCTGGAGCGCCACTTCAACCACCAGCGGTACCTGTCCGGGCCCGAACGGGCCGACCTGGCCGCCTCCTTGAAGCTCACGGAGACCCAGGTCaagatctggttccagaaccgccGGTACAAGACGAAGCGCCGCCAGATGGCCGCAGACCTGATGGCGTCCACCCCCGCGGCCAAGAAGGTCGCGGTGAAGGTTCTGGTGCGCGACGACCAGAGACAGTACACGCCGGGGGAGATCCTGCGGCCCCCGCTGCTGTCCCTGCAGCCGTCCTACTATTACCCCTACGCCTACTGCCTCCCTGCGTGGACGCTCTCTGCGTGCGCGGGGAACCAGTGA